ATGGACGGGATGATCGACGCACCCGATACGTTTCGTCCCGGAAACACGGGTGAGACGACACGGCAACTGATGGATCGTGCTGGCATCGCGCTTGCATCCCTGCCGCGCCGAGGCTGCATTGTCGTGATAAGTCACGGTGGGCCTATAGCCTGCGTCCGTGCAGCCGCTACGTCCGCCGACTTCCAGAGCATTGCAGACCTTGTTCCACCGCCCGGATCGGTAACCGTGCTTCAACGCGCGATGCTCTGAGCCAATCCCGAAAGCGCCACGACAATGGCCTTTCAGTCCGGGGCGGATTCAATCGCACGATGTTGCGTCGTGACCGCTTGGACAAGGCCAAGGGAAAGCCAGTTGCCCAGCATCATACCCGCCTGCTGCACCCCCTCTTCCGGGGATGACTGCGTTGCCAGCCAGTTGCACATTTCGTCAAAGCTGGCCCCATCCCTAAGTACGGTGAGGCATTGCAGTTCATCGCCAGACGTCAACCTGAATACGGGCGTAAAGCCTTCGCGCCACACAAGGCAGCCCTGCGGCTTTGGAAGGGTGGGCGACGAAGCAGGCGGTGCGCTTTCGGCCAGAGCTGTCCACAAGGCACCGCAATCATGGCCAACTTTGCGGCAGTGGAGTGATGGCACCAGTTCAACCTGCATTCCCGCCCAGTCCTCTTCGCTGAATTCACGCGTCGCGGCTGCAAATCCGGCGGCATCGATCGGATCGGTATCGGGTGCGGTGAAGGCGAGGTGCATCGACCATTCCAGCCAAGCCAGTTCCGGCACTTCGGGGTCGCCCGCGAACAGGTTCACCAGCGTTTCGGCAAAGTTCGCGCCCGCAAGATCAAGCGTCCAGCCTGCCGGTGGATGCTGAATCAGATGATGGGCAGCGGCTTGCTCAAAGGCATCGCCGCCCACCCACAGCGCCGTCTTCGGAAAGGTATCGCGCAGGGCATCGATCAGCCGTGCGCGATAGGCGCCGCGGTAGATCGCAAGCCCGGCGTCCATGCGCGCGTTCCAGCCCGAAGGCAGGGGGTGCGTCTCGTCGAACACCTGTGCCATGAATTCCTGCTGGAGCGCGGCAAGGCTCATGCGGCCCACCGTTGCGCCCCGGCGGCAATTTTGCGCGCCGTTTCCAGTTCGGCCAGCAGTTCCGGCAAGGGGGGAATGGCATCGTCCCGCTCGATCATCGTAGCCACCGGACCGGCCATGGATATTGCCTGCGCAAACAGCGACCAGACATCGTCGCAAACGGGGCGGTCATGCGTATCGATCAGGATTTCGCCAGGGGTGTGCCCGGCCAGATGGATCTGGCGAACCGCGTCCATCGGGATTCCGCCGAGGAAGTCCTGCGCCGCGTAACCGTGGTTATGCGCGCTGACGAACACGTTGTTGATGTCGAGCAGCAAATGGCAGCCGGTGCGGCGGGATACCGTCGACAGAAATTCCCATTCTGCCATGTCATCATCAGGGAAACTGCAATAGCTGGACGGGTTTTCAAGCAAAAGCGGCCGCCCCAGCACATCCTGCGCCAGCGTCAGGTTCGCGCACACGATGTCGAGCGCTTCGACGGTGTAGGGCAGCGGCAGCAGATCATGGCTGTTGTGCGCGCTGGTCCGGGTCCAGCACAGATGATCCGAAATCCACAGCGGCTCGATCCGGTCTGCCAGCAGTTTCAGCTTGCGCAGGTATTCCCGGTCCAGCCCCTGCGCCGATCCCACCGACAGCGATACACCGTGCATGGCGACCGGATAGTTCCTGCGCACGGCATCGAGCACCGCCAGCGGGCGCCCGCCATCGACCATGTAATTCTCCGAGATGATCTCGACGAAATCGACCTGCGCGGTCCCTGCGGTGAAATCCGCGTAGTGTTCGCGGCGAAGGCCGAGACCAAAACCGTGGAACGCAGGAATGCCGTTCATGCAAAGCTCCATGGAAGCGGGCCGGCCCCTGCAGAGCCGACCCGAATTGAAATCAGCCGATGTCGCCGATGGTGCCGCCGCGCGTCAGGCATTGCCCCGCTGCCATGGCCTTGAAACCGTGGCCTTTGCAGCTGTTCATGCCCTTGCATTCGTGCATGGTGGTCTTGCAATCGGAGTTGCCCTTGCAACTGTGGATGCCATAGCAGTGAACGGTATCGTCCTTGCCAAGGGCGGTGCCGCTGCTGCCTGCGGGCGCATTGGCGGCAAACGCGGTTGCAGCGGAAAGGGCGAGCGCGGCGGCTGCGGAGGCGATTCCGGCGGTCTTGCGAAGCGTCGTCATGGAAGTGTGTCCTTTCAAGCGAATGATCTTGCCGTGTGGGCAATCGGCAATTCGTCGAGGCAGCAAGGAAAGTTACATCACCCCGAAATTTTTTGCCTTTCACGGAATTTTTCCGCCGCTGTAACTTTCACGGCCTTTCCCCCGAACCCGGCAGGTAGCAGCACATGATGTGTCGCAATCCGCAAGAAAGGAAATCGACAATGACTGAGACAGCAGCCATCCGCGTTGCCGCCATCGCCATGTCGGCCGGTCTGGCCGTCAGCCTGTTGGCGGTCCCCGCCCATGCAGCCAAGGAGCCTATGGAAAAATGTTATGGCGTAGCCAAGGCAGGCAAGAACGATTGCGCCGCCGGGCCGGGCACCAGTTGTGCCGGCACGTCGACCCGCGACTATCAGGGGGATGCGTGGAAGCTGGTGCCCAAGGGCACCTGCATAAAAACGCAAACGCCACGCGGCCCCGGCGCACTGGCCCCGGTGAACCGCTGATCGGACGGAAGGCACCATCATGCGCGGTTTCGTTGCCATTCATGACCGGATGATCGCCCGGCTTTCCGGGCGTGTGCCCGAAGCGTTCGTCCTGCTGTTCGTGCGGATCAGCCTTGCGGGGATATTCTGGCGTTCTGGCCGCAGCAAGGTTGTCGAAGGAAGCTGGCTCGAAATCAGCGATGCGACCCACTTCCTCTTCGCCGAGGAATATACCGGTGTGCCATTGCCGCCCGATCTGGCGGCACCGCTGGCGACCTGGTCCGAACACCTGTTTCCGGTTTTGCTGGTGCTGGGGCTTGCCACGCGAGCCTCAGCGCTGGCGCTGCTGGGGATGACCATGGTGATCCAGTTATTTGTCTTTCCAGAAGCATGGTGGAGCGTTCACAGCATCTGGACGGCGCTGTGCCTTGTCCTGATCGTGCGCGGTGGCGGCCTCTTCTCGCTCGACACCGCAAGTGGCAGGATGCTGGCCAGATGATCGCGGACGAGCAGACCCTGGCCCGGTTGATGGCGGCGGCGCAAGGCGGCGACCGGCAGGCTTACGGTGTGCTGCTGGTCGAGGCGCGGCGCTGGCTACGCCGCTATCTTTCGCGCAAGGTCCCGCCGGGGCAGGTCGACGATCTGGTGCAGGATGTGCTGGTCGCGCTTCACAGCAAACGCGGCACTTATGATCCGGCGCGTCCGTTCCTGCCATGGCTTGCCGCGATTGCGCGCTATCGCTGGGTTGACTACTTGCGCCGCGCGTACAAGCGCGAGGATGTGGCGCTGGGGGATGATGACTTTCCGCAGGAAAGCCATGGTGACGCCGTTCTTGCCCGCATCAGCCTCGACCGGCTGTTCTGCCAGCTTTCAAATGCGCAGGCCCAGGCCATAGAACTGGTGAAAATCGAAGGCCATACCATCAGCGAAGCCGCCACGCGTTGCGGGCAGAGCGAACCTTCGATCAAGACAAACATTCATCGCGGCCTCAGGAAACTGGCCGCGCTGATCGAGAAAGCCGACTGATATGGACACTGGCATGAACAAGGACAGCAGCAGCCTGATCGACTCGCTGGTCGATGATCTCGCCCCGGTAAGATCGCTGCGCCAGTCCGATGGCGGCATTCTCGTATGTATCGCAGCGGTGCTGACCGGGACCATCGTCGTCGCCCTTAACGGATTGAACGACGATATTCTGGAAGGCAGGATTTCCGCGCCGTTCCTTCTGGCCAACGGGCTGTTGCTGGTGCTTGGGCTTGCCGCCAGCGTCAGTACGGTCACGATGGCCTTGCCGCGCGTTGGTGCCCGTCATGAAGGACCGCGCTGGGCCATGATCGCGACAGCTGTTTTCCCCGCATCGGCCATCGCCATGCTGGTGCTGCATTTCACAAGCTGGCCAAAGCTGCCCGATCTTGTCCACGGTTGGCGCTGCTTTGCCGAAGCGACGATGGCATCGCTGCTGATTGCGGGTGCACTGATTTTCTGGTTGCGGCGCGGCGCTCCGGTTTCTCTGCCAACAGCCGGCCTGCATCTCGGCGTTGCTGCAACCGCGCTTGGCACCTTCGCGTTCGGGTTGACGTGCCCGCAGGATACCATTTCCCACCTTGGCGTCTGGCATGCGGCGCCGGTCGTGCTGGGTGGCGTCGTAGGGCGCACAATCGGACCGCGTTTGCTGCGCTGGTGACGTGCGGTGGCATCGAGCAGATGAGAATGCCCAAAATAGCGCCTGCAATTCGACCCCAAGTTTACTTTACAGGGCGAGAGTCTCAGCCGTCACGCCATTCAGGAAAGGTTCCGCGATAGGCCTGCATGCCTTTTGAAATGGACGGTTTCAAAGGCGCCACCGCCGCGATGGCTGACAAAAGGTCGGGCAAAGGCAATCCAGTGCGGTTGCAATCGGGTCATGAGGCATTGCGAATTCAGCATGCCGAGTGGCAATTCCGGTGAGCTGCCATCACAATGCGCTGTAATCTGGAGCATTGATGCCGTGACCGATGAACTTTCGCAGAATTATGCTTCGGCTTTTGGCGGGACGCTTCAGCCCGGCCGGAAATGTGCACTGGTGATCGTGGACGTTGTTGCGGCCTACCTGCTGCCGGACTCGGTGCTCTACGCGCCGACGGCGCCAGCGGCCCTGGCCGTAAATCTGCGGCTTGCGGCGCAGGCCCGCGCCCATGGACTGCCGGTCGTGCTGACCAATGTAGAATACGGCGCGGATGGCGCTTCAGGTGGCCAGTTCTTCAAAAAGGTCCCGTCGCTCAAGGCGTTCATAAAGGGATCGCCGCTGGGCGGCTTTCCCGATGGGCTGCAGGACGCGGACGATATTGTGGTGACCAAGCAATATGCCTCGGCATTCTTCGGCACATCGCTGGCATCGACCTTGCGCACGCTGGATGTGGATACCGTGCTGGTAACCGGGTTTTCGACATCGGGCTGTGTGCGCGCAACCGCGCTGGATGCGCTGCAATCCGGGTTCGTGCCAATCGTGGTGGAGCCGGCCTGCGCCGATCGGCATCCCGAACCGCATCGCGCCAACCTGTTCGATCTTCAGGCCAAATATGCCGAAGTGGTGGACGAGGCTTATGCGCTGAACCTGCTGGGCAGGGCATCACCAGCTATTGCCGGAACTGTCCCATGAAACTGAACATAAACGGCACGTCTCATACAGTCGACGTCGATCCCGAAATGCCGCTGCTGTGGGTCTTGCGCGATGTGCTGGGGATGACGGGCACCAAGTTCGGGTGCGGTGTGGCCCAGTGCGGCGCGTGCACCGTGCTGGTCGATGGAACGCCCGTCCGTTCGTGCAGCCTGCCGGCCGGATCGCTTTCGGGCGAACAGGTGCGGACGATCGAAGCGGCTACGGACAAGGGGCAGCGCGTTGCTGCGGCGGTTCTGGCGGCCTGGGATGAAGCGCAAGTGGCGCAGTGCGGCTATTGCCAGCCGGGCCAGATCATGGCGGCAACCGCCCTGCTGGAAGGCAATGCCAGCCCCGGCGATGCGGATATCGACAACGCCATGGCCGGCAATGCCTGCCGCTGCGCCACATATGTGCGGATCCGCGCCGCGATCCATGACGCTGCAAGGAGGCTTGGCGCATGAGCCTGCCTCCGGTTGATCGTCGCGGCTTCATCGGGTTTGGCACCGGCCTGCTTGCGCTGGGCCTTTATCGTCCGGCGGAGGCTGCGCCATCGGGCGCGGAACCGCCCGCTGTTCTGCAGCAGCCGTTCCTGCGGATCGAGGCTGACGATGCCGTGACCGTCTTTGCCAAGCATCTCGACATGGGGCAGGGCATCGGCACGGGTCTTGCGCAGATCGTGGCCGAGGAACTTGATGCGGACTGGGCGCAGGTGAGGGTGGAGGCCGCGCCGGTGAACCTGCGCGATTATGCCCATACCACATTCAAGACGCAGACGACCGGCGGAT
This genomic interval from Novosphingobium sp. CECT 9465 contains the following:
- a CDS encoding DNA-binding domain-containing protein, encoding MSLAALQQEFMAQVFDETHPLPSGWNARMDAGLAIYRGAYRARLIDALRDTFPKTALWVGGDAFEQAAAHHLIQHPPAGWTLDLAGANFAETLVNLFAGDPEVPELAWLEWSMHLAFTAPDTDPIDAAGFAAATREFSEEDWAGMQVELVPSLHCRKVGHDCGALWTALAESAPPASSPTLPKPQGCLVWREGFTPVFRLTSGDELQCLTVLRDGASFDEMCNWLATQSSPEEGVQQAGMMLGNWLSLGLVQAVTTQHRAIESAPD
- a CDS encoding DUF2282 domain-containing protein; this encodes MTETAAIRVAAIAMSAGLAVSLLAVPAHAAKEPMEKCYGVAKAGKNDCAAGPGTSCAGTSTRDYQGDAWKLVPKGTCIKTQTPRGPGALAPVNR
- a CDS encoding (2Fe-2S)-binding protein, coding for MKLNINGTSHTVDVDPEMPLLWVLRDVLGMTGTKFGCGVAQCGACTVLVDGTPVRSCSLPAGSLSGEQVRTIEAATDKGQRVAAAVLAAWDEAQVAQCGYCQPGQIMAATALLEGNASPGDADIDNAMAGNACRCATYVRIRAAIHDAARRLGA
- a CDS encoding isochorismatase family protein, which gives rise to MTDELSQNYASAFGGTLQPGRKCALVIVDVVAAYLLPDSVLYAPTAPAALAVNLRLAAQARAHGLPVVLTNVEYGADGASGGQFFKKVPSLKAFIKGSPLGGFPDGLQDADDIVVTKQYASAFFGTSLASTLRTLDVDTVLVTGFSTSGCVRATALDALQSGFVPIVVEPACADRHPEPHRANLFDLQAKYAEVVDEAYALNLLGRASPAIAGTVP
- a CDS encoding NrsF family protein — translated: MNKDSSSLIDSLVDDLAPVRSLRQSDGGILVCIAAVLTGTIVVALNGLNDDILEGRISAPFLLANGLLLVLGLAASVSTVTMALPRVGARHEGPRWAMIATAVFPASAIAMLVLHFTSWPKLPDLVHGWRCFAEATMASLLIAGALIFWLRRGAPVSLPTAGLHLGVAATALGTFAFGLTCPQDTISHLGVWHAAPVVLGGVVGRTIGPRLLRW
- a CDS encoding DUF692 domain-containing protein, encoding MNGIPAFHGFGLGLRREHYADFTAGTAQVDFVEIISENYMVDGGRPLAVLDAVRRNYPVAMHGVSLSVGSAQGLDREYLRKLKLLADRIEPLWISDHLCWTRTSAHNSHDLLPLPYTVEALDIVCANLTLAQDVLGRPLLLENPSSYCSFPDDDMAEWEFLSTVSRRTGCHLLLDINNVFVSAHNHGYAAQDFLGGIPMDAVRQIHLAGHTPGEILIDTHDRPVCDDVWSLFAQAISMAGPVATMIERDDAIPPLPELLAELETARKIAAGAQRWAA
- a CDS encoding DoxX family protein, producing the protein MRGFVAIHDRMIARLSGRVPEAFVLLFVRISLAGIFWRSGRSKVVEGSWLEISDATHFLFAEEYTGVPLPPDLAAPLATWSEHLFPVLLVLGLATRASALALLGMTMVIQLFVFPEAWWSVHSIWTALCLVLIVRGGGLFSLDTASGRMLAR
- a CDS encoding sigma-70 family RNA polymerase sigma factor codes for the protein MIADEQTLARLMAAAQGGDRQAYGVLLVEARRWLRRYLSRKVPPGQVDDLVQDVLVALHSKRGTYDPARPFLPWLAAIARYRWVDYLRRAYKREDVALGDDDFPQESHGDAVLARISLDRLFCQLSNAQAQAIELVKIEGHTISEAATRCGQSEPSIKTNIHRGLRKLAALIEKAD